A single genomic interval of Pangasianodon hypophthalmus isolate fPanHyp1 chromosome 8, fPanHyp1.pri, whole genome shotgun sequence harbors:
- the lhfpl5b gene encoding LHFPL tetraspan subfamily member 5b isoform X2 yields the protein MEKMLPATEAVKIYQTNYVRNARAIGVLWAIFSICFAIITVVVFIQPYWIGDSVNTPQSGYFGLFYYCIGNPITSELVCKGSVLDFNSIPSGAFKTAMFFVGIAMLLNVATMVSFSLFFFCSTASVYKICAWMQTSSAALLVMGCMIYPDGWDSPEVKRMCGERTSKYTLGNCTVRWAYILAIICILDALMLALVAFTLGNRQDKLLPDEFELDSGEGKA from the exons ATGGAGAAAATGCTTCCTGCCACAGAGGCGGTCAAAATCTACCAGACAAACTACGTGAGAAATGCCAGAGCAATTGGTGTCTTGTGGGCAATTTTCAGCATCTGCTTTGCCATCATCACAGTGGTGGTGTTCATTCAGCCCTACTGGATTGGCGACAGTGTCAACACACCACAGTCTGGCTACTTCGGGCTCTTCTACTACTGCATAGGCAACCCCATCACCTCAGAGCTTGTCTGCAAGGGCAGTGTGCTTGACTTTAACTCCATTCCGTCCGGGGCATTTAAGACTGCCATGTTCTTTGTGGGAATCGCAATGCTGCTTAATGTGGCCACCATGGTCTCCTTCagtctcttcttcttctgcagcACAGCCAGTGTGTACAAGATATGTGCATGGATGCAGACCTCATCAG CTGCGCTGTTGGTGATGGGCTGTATGATTTACCCTGATGGATGGGACTCTCCTGAGGTAAAGCGGATGTGTGGCGAGCGGACAAGTAAGTACACACTGGGGAACTGCACAGTGCGCTGGGCCTACATTCTAGCCATCATCTGCATCCTGGATGCCCTCATGCTCGCGCTTGTGGCCTTCACACTGGGAAACCGCCAGGACAAACTGCTGCCTGATGAATTCGAACTGGACTCAGGGGAAG GAAAGGCCTGA
- the lhfpl5b gene encoding LHFPL tetraspan subfamily member 5b isoform X1 translates to MEKMLPATEAVKIYQTNYVRNARAIGVLWAIFSICFAIITVVVFIQPYWIGDSVNTPQSGYFGLFYYCIGNPITSELVCKGSVLDFNSIPSGAFKTAMFFVGIAMLLNVATMVSFSLFFFCSTASVYKICAWMQTSSAALLVMGCMIYPDGWDSPEVKRMCGERTSKYTLGNCTVRWAYILAIICILDALMLALVAFTLGNRQDKLLPDEFELDSGEGKMKK, encoded by the exons ATGGAGAAAATGCTTCCTGCCACAGAGGCGGTCAAAATCTACCAGACAAACTACGTGAGAAATGCCAGAGCAATTGGTGTCTTGTGGGCAATTTTCAGCATCTGCTTTGCCATCATCACAGTGGTGGTGTTCATTCAGCCCTACTGGATTGGCGACAGTGTCAACACACCACAGTCTGGCTACTTCGGGCTCTTCTACTACTGCATAGGCAACCCCATCACCTCAGAGCTTGTCTGCAAGGGCAGTGTGCTTGACTTTAACTCCATTCCGTCCGGGGCATTTAAGACTGCCATGTTCTTTGTGGGAATCGCAATGCTGCTTAATGTGGCCACCATGGTCTCCTTCagtctcttcttcttctgcagcACAGCCAGTGTGTACAAGATATGTGCATGGATGCAGACCTCATCAG CTGCGCTGTTGGTGATGGGCTGTATGATTTACCCTGATGGATGGGACTCTCCTGAGGTAAAGCGGATGTGTGGCGAGCGGACAAGTAAGTACACACTGGGGAACTGCACAGTGCGCTGGGCCTACATTCTAGCCATCATCTGCATCCTGGATGCCCTCATGCTCGCGCTTGTGGCCTTCACACTGGGAAACCGCCAGGACAAACTGCTGCCTGATGAATTCGAACTGGACTCAGGGGAAGGTAAGATGAAGAAGTAA
- the LOC113533292 gene encoding colipase, giving the protein MKAVLVIAMCLMVMALATSDETSDERGIIINLNNGELCAISVQCKSSCCLRQSASSLARCAPRAAENEICSKKSLYGTYYHCTCEDGLNCEGDWSIGGSIVNTNFGTCADPNKA; this is encoded by the exons ATGAAGGCTGTGTTAGTGATTGCAATGTGCTTGATGGTCATGGCTCTGGCCACTTCTGATGAAACTTCTGATGAAAGGGGCATTATCATCAACCTG AATAACGGAGAGCTGTGTGccatcagtgtgcagtgtaagAGCTCCTGCTGTCTTCGTCAATCTGCTTCCAGCCTGGCTCGCTGTGCCCCACGCGCTGCAGAGAATGAAATATGCTCCAAAAAG AGCCTATATGGTACATATTACCACTGCACTTGTGAGGATGGACTTAACTGTGAAGGTGACTGGTCCATCGGAGGATCCATCGTTAACACCAACTTTGGGACCTGTGCAGACCCCAATAAGGCTTAG